AGATCTGCTACTCCTCTACTGTTGTCCCTAAGTTCATCACTGACTTACTCGCCAAAGTTAAAACCATCTCCATGAAGGGCTGTCTGGCtcagattttcttcttccatttctttggggTCACTGAGATCCTCTTGCTTACAGTGATGGCCTATGATCgttatgtggccatctgcaaacCTCTTTACTACACAGCTATCATGAGTAGGAGCATGTGTCACCATCTGGTGACTGGTTCCTGGGTGGGGGGCTTTTTTCATTCCATAATTCAGATTTTTATCACTATCCCCTTGCCATTTTGTGGTCCCAATGTGATTGACCATTACTTCTGTGACCTCCATCCCTTATTTAAGCTGGCCTGCACTGACACCTTTGTGGTTGGGGTTATTATGTTTGTTAACAGTGgattgttctctgtattttccttccttttcttggtgtcctcttaTGTTGTCATCCTGTTCAACTTGAGAAATCATTCTGCTGAGGGGAGGCGGAAGGCCCTATCTACCTGTGCCTCTCATATTATggtggttgttttgttctttggaccCGCCATTTTCCTCTACTTAAGACCTGCTTCTACCTACACTGAAGACAAACTTGTGGCTGTGTTCTACACTGTCATCACCCCCATGCTGAACCCCATCATCTACACACTCAGGAATGCAGAGGTGAAAAATGCTGTGAAGAAGTTATGGGGCAAGAAGGTGAACTCCGGTGTGGAACAAAATTAGAAACATGGAATTATAAACAGCATGCCTAATATGACAAGAACTTGAATCTGACTTTCATAATCAGTGAAGGCACAAGTCAAAATCTATATActcatgttttttgtttatttgacttCCATCATGTCATAGGTGTCAGTATTTTGGAGTATTGGGCTATTTTACAACTCTTCTCTAGTGATCTGTAGTGTGTAAGATTGATGAACAGAACTTCTGTAATGTGTGTATGCAAAATGTAGCTCTCACATCAAAAGGAACaaaaccgtttttttttttcttgagccaATATGAATTAAGTGAGAACGTAGACTCAGGTTACATGAAGCACTAGGTTTCACTGTGGTGACAGGTTAATAGAACCAAAAGTCATACATCAAgacacttttcaaatacattggtgAGAACTTCAGGTTGATTGGTTATGGAACACTGTGTGCATGAAATCTCTGCTATAGGCTTCAGATAGTGTGTGCTGGTATTTTTGAGTTGGTGAAGTCAGTGGTCTTTTAAGTTAATAAATACCTCAAAGATTCATGTGATAGTCACAAGGACATTAGGTTAGCCACAGAGGTGGTCAATGGATGGCTATTAATGACACTAAAGCTAGCTCATGATAATTTGGCATGAGTCTAACACCCCAGCAACCCATAATTATAAAATTCTAATTGATCAGTCAGTTTTTTAGAATCTTAAACACGTGTGTGGCTTTCCTCTGGGAATcttaatttacaaatgaaatcCTACCCTGCCAGTTTTGTGACATTTCTCCCTAATGTTAGCATACTCTGGGATGTGAAAGAAACTTGGCATCTAATGACAAAAGTTCATATTTCACCTTGTTTCACACTTGCAATTTTGGAGGTACTCTTAGGGTACCTTTCCTGATTTTCCAAATGTATTTCCTAGGCTGACAGTACTGAATCATCAACCTTTTCCTCACCCTCTACATCTGTGTTCTTTCCAGGTAACCTTACATGGCAAGTCATATATAATAGGAACTAAGCTATATGATGAATAAAGACATCAAGGTGATGCTAATAGTATTTACCATTTGGAAGAGGATTGGGTCAGATATGAAAATACCAAGAATCAAGGAAGAATTTTCTTAGCAGTTGCCTTAATTGAAccatagatattaaaatggcattAATATATTATCTTGTATAAAAGATAATCAGCTTTATGAACTTCATGGGAATGTCCCAAATCTCTACTTGAAAATTTTATCGGAGTGATTGATATGAATTCTATGTGAGTAAATAGCTTTTGCATATTTCAAAGCCTTTAAGAAATATTACTTCTTAAAATCTTCAAAGCAACTCTATGATGTTAATGGAATAGTAGTTAATCATTCAGAAAGTATAGCTTCagatatttaaatgtcatttagATTCAGTTTGGGTTGCAAGGAACAGAATCTAAAATAAGAGAGTTGTGAAGAAGTAAACAATTCAGCGTAGAAACATTCTCTCTCATGTCTGTCCATCATCAAgcctttcttttccaagtttagttcctgtcctgagatGAGTGCTGAAGTTTCATTCACAACAGTAGTATTCAATTGATACAGAATTTATATCCAGTGAAATTTAAAGATCTTAAGAATGCAATCCAttactcaggaccgcgaggggtacacccacactctgagacaatggggatgNNNNNNNNNNNNNNNNNNNNNNNNNNNNNNNNNNNNNNNNNNNNNNNNNNNNNNNNNNNNNNNNNNNNNNNNNNNNNNNNNNNNNNNNNNNNNNNNNNNNNNNNNNNNNNNNNNNNNNNNNNNNNNNNNNNNNNNNNNNNNNNNNNNNNNNNNNNNNNNNNNNNNNNNNNNNNNNNNNNNNNNNNNNNNNNNNNNNNNNNNNNNNNNNNNNNNNNNNNNNNNNNNNNNNNNNNNNNNNNNNNNNNNNNNNNNNNNNNNNNNNNNNNNNNNNNNNNNNNNNNNNNNNNNNNNNNNNNNNNNNNNNNNNNNNNNNNNNNNNNNNNNNNNNNNNNNNNNNNNNNNNNNNNNNNNNNNNNNNNNNNNNNNNNNNNNNNNNNNNNNNNNNNNNNNNNNNNNNNNNNNgggggcggtggcggggaggaggcggaaatcctcaataaataaataaattaaaaataaataaataaataaataaataatgcaatccATTGATTATTGACAAATTTACACACTATTTCCTGATATCTAAGAGAAGACATGTGCGATTATCTTGTGTACTTTCATGTATACCACCTCCTCCTCACCCAACAGCAGTGGCTGCTCTAATTTCTATCATTAGGTGTTAGTTTAGCATCTTGTTGTATACACAGAACATACTTGGATGATGGTTTCTCTCTTTATATTGGAACTCTTTCACTGATTTTAATGTCTTTGAAACCCATTTGTACTATGGATTACAgtaatttgttattttctttattgagtgGTGTGCCACTGCATGAATACATCACAGTCAATAAAAGGTATTTTGTTGCTGGACATTGGtcatatttctaatatataagACAAAGAAGGGTTGGTGAAGATGTGTGCTATAAAggagtcccacactagctcagaactgagtataataaaggacCCTTTATTGAGGAGTAGCCTTGCCGATCATAGTCCTCTGTATGGGTGGGGAACAGAAACTGAATAGAGGAGCAGAGCAGCCTAGAGAGAAAGAGCGAGAGCACCCAGACTTCACAACTGCATTTATAGcgtaagagaccatgcccaagtgggcttgtatcttaaaggctataTTGGCGGAAAGAGTTCTAACAGCAtcttctccttttgtttaaacaagagAGTTgcaagcctaatacaaaattatatacaataagaacaaatatcaagtataaaaattagaattacaaccagcacaAACAATATCGAGCAAGAAACAtaatatgctaaatgtttcaataatcatcctattctaaggagtctaagtctagTGTGAGAAAtggcttggccaagtcatgagaggaaagtaactacaactatctagtcttcaacccccatcaaagacctgagaagggaaataatattacttgagtaaacaggaaatacaatcaagcaacttccaaaatgtgcaataaatgaaagagacaactggctacctgggcaatcatccaaagtcttatttgcagtgttggagcaaccaactttggctaaggcctagagtaactgacagaccattttcagaggcaggaaatatttcagaattgtcttacgctgtcttggcaaggtttggcagtcttttttcttatatcctgcttgtcctgcttagacaccatgcattttgtcagtggtcagtggcagttctttgcccaaaggccagttttgccaagaagaaaacaagcttcaagtggagtgtcttcagtgcccaacattctctcaggaatagattggtgatAACAGTAGTAATAgtgtctcacgtcaacagaaccctaagttatttaagtgccatattctacagatctttgaagtgactgaagattacctatctatgtggaatacaatctctatatatctaaagaatctgattagtctaactaaAAGTGTGACAAacttggacagaattataagggctttgttccaccttacttaagtCTTTggatttgtaacttttttttatttatttgcatcagtacaAAATGTATAGGCTCCAGTTAATGGTGTGTCATGTACAATGTGGGGAAGAATTCaagtagttctttttatttatttattttttttaagggctGACTTGTACTCAgactttatttcttgtttttgtttttattaaataaaaaggggagaagaggggaccTGTGGTCTCCCACTGTGGAGAGACACCAGCCTCTCCCCGCTCAAGGTGCATGGCATGGGAGGCTGAGGTGTAAGCTGggtgggagggagctggagaaggCCAGAGGCTAGGACCTGTGACCCTCATCCCTCCTGGAAGACTCGGTGGGTCGGGAGGGGCCTCCTGGTGCAACTGCCAGTGTCGAGCCCCTCAAGGATGGGCCAGTGACTGTCCTCCCATCCCAGGAGGAAAGGCGAAGCGTCCATCTGCAAGAAGATGCCACCAAGACGGGCACTCATGGCGGTCCCTATTCATGCACATCCCAGATCTCAGACAGCAAAGGCGGCAGCTTCTTGTCCTGGAGTAGTAAAGCAAAGACCTGCTCCGAGTGCACGGAACCGAGGGTGCGCAGGCTCACCAGCTTCATGAGCATTCGCGGGAAGCGGAGCTGGTCCTGTGGCCGCTTGATGCCTGTATGAGAGGAGAGCCTCCACGTAGTGCTGCTGTAGCGCCTCCACACGGCTGGGCTCCTGCACGTTGGGTCGGTCCGCTGAGAAGATGTTGATGGCAATGAGCAAGGGGTACTCTGCATCGTCCAGGCCCAGCAGATGCATGGCCCGAGAAAACTCGAAGATGGGATTGATGAACTCCACCTGCAAGCCTGCACGGTGGAAGTCATCCTTGCTGTAGGTGAAGTCCTTCAGGAACGTGATGCACTCTGTCTCGTGGTTGTAGCGTCTGGCTGTCTCCAGCAACATAATCTCGATTGTGGATGCCTTCAGGAGGGCGATCTGGTCCTCCCGGCCCAGCTGCAAGAACCCTGGCACCTGCTTGGTTGGCAAAGTCCACAATCTCCTGGACCGAGATGATGGCCAGCTCCGTTAAGTGGGCTAAGCGCTGCTGACGAGCATCTCGGGAGTGAGGGTCTGCACCCAAGGGCCAGGGCGTGACTTTGGGCTGGTCGGAGAAAGAGCGCTTGTTGCACTGCAGCTGCGCAGCAACCAACTGCTGAATCATCAGCTCTTGCGCCGCCGTCAGCTGGATGCCCTCCCCTTCTCCGGAGCCCTGGCCGCCTGCTTCGGACGTGCCAGGGGAGGCTATAGGCCGGGCTGAGCTGCTTGATGCTGGCTCAGTCGCAGgtggctgctgttgctgctgcttctgaatCTTTTTCTTTCGAATCTGCTCCTCAGAAAGCACGCACTGCTCCCGCATGCCAGCCTCCTTGCACTAGCGCAGCCTGCAGAGCTGGCACTTGCGCCGCATAAAGGCGTCCATCTGGCAGGTTCCACTGCCCCGACAGGCATAGCGCCCAGCTCCACCATGAACTACGCTGCGCCGGAAGAAGCCTTTGCAGCCTTCGCAACTGAGCACATTGTAGTGGAAGCCCGAGGCCTTGTCCCCACACACCGGGCACAGCTCGTGACCCAGCATCTTCGGGGCCGGACCCTTCTTTCGCTTGCGCTCGGGCTCATCCTCTGGCTCTAAGATGACTACGATGTAGGCAGAACTGGCCCCTTCAGAGCCTGAAGGGGCATCagtctcctgcccctcctccttgaTGGTGGGCGAAGCCAAGGAGGTACTGGGCTGAGGAGAACCATTCCCAGGTGCAGGTGTATCCAGAGAACTTGTGGGGGAAGACATAGTGGGTCACGAAGCAGCCTCTTGAAATCTGCAGACTGAAGGAGCCCAAGtagttctttttataaggttaattctgtcacctttgggataattgctattaaccTCTCCTAAAAAATTGTGCAAGCTCTTTTCCAGGGTTTATTGCCTTcccataaattttaatttcatcagtagtaaaagggaCTTTATAATCTCttctgggtctattcctgctagttgATAAAGtgtgaattttacttttattaattatataattcagagaccttttccacataagtttttaattttctcttgacttatgtggtaaaaatatccattctaagataataccTTCGCTCTGCATTAAAATtactgtaggggaaattctggaaggtaatatgactagaatgcaattaagatttggatcgACCTTGTCCACATGTGCCTtctataatttctcttcaaccCAAGTTAACTCTTTCTCAGTATAAAATATCAatttcctgggactatttaagtctttgtcaccatctaaggttttgtttaaatgaattattatatcAGGTGTTATGCCAACAGTGGGTAATAGATTGGAAATGTTTCccaacaatctttgaaagtcattaagagtctacaataggtctctcctaatttgaacattttgtgttataattttctataaactTTTATAAGGTAGGTAATTGGTAGAATctcctctttgcatttttttcaggagcaatttgtaatcccatttagacaaaactttctttacttcttcaaacattctttctaaggtatctgcatttgaatcagacAGCAAAATGTCATTTGTTGttggagactgttcatttgttccaggacactcagacccaaaataatcatgcagaaactatattatttgcaatactgtttggacaatagcttaggtgtattctcTTATATACTAGCCCTTATATACTAAAATaacacatttccattaatctCTGCATCACTACGAGGTTGTGGCATACTGGAAAAGTTTTGgtgggctccagcagaggcatctgtctcctgtttctactacatggcttctcacctgactctggcttctttcctcctctatctgcttggcaTTCCCACCtcgctctattctgctaagccacagGCCTATTCATTAACCTATAACTAAACagataatgaataaagagatttattcattaaccaataaaagcaacaaataggcAGAAGAACTTCTGACATCCGTCATCCATGTAACGGTAAATTATAGATTAAAGAAATTGTTTACACCCATAAATTCTTCCTTTCCATAACTTACTTGTATAAGaccacaaaaaacaaacctaagacCTAACAAAGGTAGTCCACATGCCTGATCACATTGCAAGATTACCAGTTATGTAAAAGTTCAAGCCACTGTCTTCTCTCCAAATCTTCCTAGTTCTGTggaaatgtttgtcttttttaaatttgctgGCATGTATATTTCCTAATCATTGGTGGCATTTTATTCGAAGCCACCAGATTAAACTTATGATGGGTATGTGAATTATCACCTATTAACAGACCCTCATGGGTCAGTGTTCTGTGAACACTGGATAAATTCAACTGCTTTGTATTTCCCTCTATCTAATGTTTTCTATAGAGGTTTTTGAGGTTCTGCTTCCCATGAGGCATTCTGTCTTATTTGGAAGCGAAGAGACTAGAGATCTCTGGGGAGCTCCTTCCTCTCACCTGACCATGCCTTCTCCCTTGGTGTCATTTAGGCAACATGAACTTAATGCTGGGCTGTCTGACTGATCAGTTTTCTATGGAACATCTGGGAGGTAAgtctacttttcttttatttaaaaatcaggtAGAGTTGAGTCTTTAACTATACATATTTTCTGTATCTCCAAGTCTAAAACTGAAAGAGGAGCAGATGTATTCTGCTATTTCAGGGAGGTAGGGGTAGGTTATAATTGGCTTAGTGTTTATCTATTGGCTCACCAAGAAACAGTGTGAATTCAGAGACTTTTGCATATGTATAGTCAGAGCAGCAAACTCAGAAGAACTCTGGTGTGACTTTAGTTTTTTGTTCATGGGTTTCTTTCACATGTGGTTACTTAGTGGACTTTGAAAGAAAAGGGAGTGGTGCCATGCGATACATAACATGCTAGCAATGAAGTAGTGAGAAAGAAATAGTCTCTACCTTAAGGAAGCTCACACTATAGCTAGACAGATGACTACATAAATAATTATGATTCAGTGTGATTGTGATAAGTGCTGTCATTTCAAAATGTCATGAGGTAAGAAAGACCATTGTCTGTAAGAACCTATGGATGTGGCACAAGAAGTCATATGATGATAGCTTAACTTGTACCAGGGGATTGGGAGTGGTACTTATCTATGGCCTCAATCCCTGAAGCATGTGTTATCTGCATGGTATTGTTTGGCATCTTAGCCTCTAAGAAGTTAAAGAACTTCCTAGATATCACACAGTTGACACCTGAGAAAACCTGAATGTGTGAGCCCATCTTGTGAGCAGTGCCTTCTGCCATGAATGGACTTTTTGGTGTTCACCCTTTTTCACTTCTGTGTTTCTACTAGGGTGTCCCTTTGGGCCTGTAGTGAACTAAGGAGGCGAATCTTTGTGATATGATTGGAAGTTATCTGGCTCCTATTGTCAGGTACCCTGGATCTTGCTGTAGGAGAGACTCTATGGATGCATACAGTCCTCAACTACTTTGGACAAAGTTTAGCAAGTACCAGGATAGTTTCAAGTCAGTTAGTGGCAGTCTGGGTGATTTCCTGAGGAGATAGATAGCTGTCTCTAGGAAATGCTGCCCCAGAGCATCAGTGGACACTAGGAAAACGATGTTAGGCTACTCACATGGGGGCACAGATTTAGAGGAAATGAGCATGCCCTCAGAGAAGAAAATCGTGCATGGGTTAAACTATGGTGATGTCATCAAGTAAACAACTATATAAAGTGAGAATTTGAAGGAGAAGCAGAATGAAGATCACAGACTATGACTGTGTACAGGCTTGTGGTCTCTCTAAGGGGTGTGGTGTGTCAAGGAGGTACACCATGGACATGTCTTCTGAAGACATTAATGAGTATTTAAGAGGTTGAATACCAGCCCCGCTGCAAACCAATAAATGAAAATGAGCTTGGAGAAAGGCAAAGAAGGAAATCTGcataagaaaacacagtaaaGATGTTCAAATGTACTAGAAAAGCATCTACCTTGGATGTGATGATTATCCTATCCAGGATGCCCCATGTTGAAAAATAAGTGGATTTATTGAATTTTTAGTTGGTTTTCCCTCTTTGACTCCACTCTCTGCAAACAAGTCTATGCTCCTCAGCTGACACATCCTTGATTATTGCTCATTGACTATAGGTGAAGTCTGAAGTTCCTACACCCCTTCTTATGTCAGGGGTACTCTTTTCCCACAGCTTTACATTTAGCTATTCTCTCCAGAATTCCAGTCATACACAATGCGTTAACACTTTATCTCTTTGGTATACTCTTCTTTCCATTGTTAACTCCTACTCAATTTTAAATGCTTAGTTCACAGGTTTCCTGCAaaggattttattaaaaatttaattattttatattgtctttTGTATCATTTCAGATCATACCACCCAACTTGCTCCCTCATGGCTATCATACACAATGTAACTGAGTTCATTTTTCTGGGACTCTCTCCCAATCAAGAGGTGCAGAGAGTTTGCTTTGtgatatttctgctcttgtacaCAGCCATTGTTCTTGGGAATCTCCTCATGGTGGTCACTGTCGCAGCCAGCAGAAGTCTTGGATctcccatgtacttctttctTGGCTCCCTCTCCTTTGTGGAGATCTGCTACTCCTCTACAACAGCTCCCAAACTCATCTTTGATCTCCTAGCTCAGAAGAAATCCATATCTGTATGGGGCTGCATGACACAGCTTTTCTTCATCCACTTCTTTGGTGGCACTGAGATGTTCCTGCTCACggtgatggcctatgaccgctatgtggccatctgcaagcCCCTGCACTACACCAGTATCATGAACAGACAGGTGTGTGCTGTCCTTATGGGAACAGCGTGGATGGGAGGCTTTGTGCATTCCTTTGCCCAGATCCTTCTTATCTTCCACTTACCTTTCTGTGGCCCCAATGTCATTGACCATTATTTCTGTGACTTGCTTCCTGTGCTTAAACTTGCCTGCTCAGACACTTTCCTCATCGGTCTGCTAATTGTTGCCAATGGGGGAACACTGTCTGTCATCAGTTTTGTGGTACTCTTAGCATCCTATATGGTTATCTTGTTTCATCTGAGGACTCAAAGCTCTGAGGGGCGGTGCAAAGCCCTTTCCACCTGTGGGTCCCATGTCACTGTAGTTATATTGTTCTTTGGTCCCTGTGTTTTCATCTACATGAGACCTTCTGCTACACTGCCTATAGACAAGATGGTAGCTGTGTTCTACACAGTGATAACTCCCCTCCTCAA
The nucleotide sequence above comes from Microtus ochrogaster isolate Prairie Vole_2 unplaced genomic scaffold, MicOch1.0 UNK207, whole genome shotgun sequence. Encoded proteins:
- the LOC101996592 gene encoding olfactory receptor 4B1-like; translation: MVSINNVTELIITGLFQDPEVQKVCFALFLPVYLATVLGNGLIVVTVNISKSLRSPMYIFLSYLSLVEICYSSTVVPKFITDLLAKVKTISMKGCLAQIFFFHFFGVTEILLLTVMAYDRYVAICKPLYYTAIMSRSMCHHLVTGSWVGGFFHSIIQIFITIPLPFCGPNVIDHYFCDLHPLFKLACTDTFVVGVIMFVNSGLFSVFSFLFLVSSYVVILFNLRNHSAEGRRKALSTCASHIMVVVLFFGPAIFLYLRPASTYTEDKLVAVFYTVITPMLNPIIYTLRNAEVKNAVKKLWGKKVNSGVEQN
- the LOC101997153 gene encoding olfactory receptor 4X2-like, which produces MAIIHNVTEFIFLGLSPNQEVQRVCFVIFLLLYTAIVLGNLLMVVTVAASRSLGSPMYFFLGSLSFVEICYSSTTAPKLIFDLLAQKKSISVWGCMTQLFFIHFFGGTEMFLLTVMAYDRYVAICKPLHYTSIMNRQVCAVLMGTAWMGGFVHSFAQILLIFHLPFCGPNVIDHYFCDLLPVLKLACSDTFLIGLLIVANGGTLSVISFVVLLASYMVILFHLRTQSSEGRCKALSTCGSHVTVVILFFGPCVFIYMRPSATLPIDKMVAVFYTVITPLLNPVIYSLRNAEVKKAMKTLWIRTIKVDEK